ctctggaattcactgACGAActttctccgcctctcgacctcgatttccacctttaagacgctcattcaaACCGACCTTTTGGACTAAGCTTTGgtcgtctgctgcactttatccttATGTGTCTGGACATTATTTTTTTGTATTATAATACACCTGCGGAGCACCTTGGAAAGCTTCACTGTGTTAAAGACGAGATATAAATACCTTGTTGCTGCAGTTGTAATTGGAGACATGTCATGTGGTAAAAGTAGCTGCTGAGAGGGGACACATGACATTGGATCTGTACTTCCCAATGCTCGCCACCAGGGGGCTTCTCTTCCACTCATGCCTGGCTCGATTGTACACTGTTGGCTGCAATTGATTGCTCTGATGAGACAACGACGCAATCATCATTACATCGTGTGACAACCCGGAAGCTACAAGGTGAATTGGATGAACTGTAGTATTTTTATTCATCCAGTAACTCTTATGATACTATTGCATTGATTACAAACATTTGATAGCCAGGTTTGGTTTGTGACATTGTACAGGTGCGTTCAATGCCTTGAACCAATGACCATTGTCGATCTATGAGCACAGAGAGTGGGTGTTGTCAGCTTACAATCCCATCCTAAGGGCACCATCGATTGTCCCATTCCTCTTACTGCCAGGCCTCTTCTATTCCATCCCCACCTCGGGACAGTAAGTTCAGCTGTATCACTCCAACAACTAACTCGTACACTTTGCAATTCAATCCTGCAAATAGCCCCCATTTCATTCTCCCGCTGGCTCACGTGTTGGTgaagctcacacttctccattcATTATTTTAGGGTTTGTTCTAAAATCAGGTTCTGGTTTGAACCGTGTTTCATTTGGTCCCATTGTGTCACATCTTTAGCGATCCTTTACCGATTCCTCTGATTGCAAATGACATCTCCACGTATCTCCATCACTGATAACATGATACGGTTCCATCACTTGATGAAATGCCAAACAGCAAAATTCTTGGTGCATCTCATGTTATTGTGAAGAACGATATTATCCCTGTTATAGATCCGACTCTGTCATGTCTTTGGAAACACAGCAAATTACTGTATGTATCCGCTGTTTGTGAATAATGTCCCGACTTTCCTCTTGCTCACAGTTAACGTggcgacgattgtgatcctgtctcgaggaaagtgcggtctctccaaatgtgtcactcactacctggtggccatggcagcggcggatctactggtcgtgatcatcgatctgatactgaggcagattccTATTGTTTATCGGGATCAATTTCTTTTTCTGTTGCACGTTAGAATGTGTAATATCCATGCTATCCTGCTTTATGtagccacagattgttctgtctggttcacggtcacattcaccttcgatcgatttgtggccatttgttgccagaagctgaaattgAAATATTGCACGGAGCAAACAGCGACTGTGGTTCTAGGAACAGTGACAGTGCTGAGCTGTCTGaggaacattttctggtattttctgTATACAAGTGAATATTGGCTGTCCAACAGTCCATGGTTTTGCCACGTGAAAATTGGTGTCTCTCGTTCGCTGGTCTGGACTATCGTTGAATTAATGCATTACATTTTAACACCTTTTATTCCATTTATTTTGATTCTACTGTTCAATGCTTTAacggtcagacacattttagtgtccagcagagcccgcagtagactccggggtcggagcagtggcgagaaccccagtgacccagagatggagaaccgaaggaaatcgatgATTGTACTGTTTGTTATATCGGGGAATTTCATACTGTTATGGGTGGTGTTCATGATCTGTTCTATATTGAGACGATTGGATTACTTGGGATACTCTGTTTCTCCGCCCACATTTGTATCGGAAATCAGcttcatgctccagctcctgagttgctgcacgaacacttttatttacgcagtgacccagaggaaattcagagaggATTTGATGAATGTAGTCAAATATCCTTTACAATGATGCTCAAGTTAATTCGATGAGAACGTTTCATATTTTCTGATATCATATATTGTTATGTCATATTCTGTTAATTTCACCGTCGGCTTTATGTAATTTATATTTTATGAAACATATCTCAAGCTGGTTGAATCTTAACAGTAATTTAATATCAGAGTAGGGTCTTTGCAGACATGTGTTCCCCCAGGGCAGCACGTTACCCAAGAGTGGATTGATGCCTCAGACAGTCAGAGGCTGAGCTCGGTATCCAGGGGTATATTGGCAATGGGAGCCTTGTGCCATTATTTTACACATTAGACCATTAGTTCACCATTTCCCCTCAGTCAGGGGGAATACAGTTTCTCAGTGTTGGAAACTTTCTCGGATCTCTACTGATCTTTGAAGAAAGACTTTTTTGAAAATCAGGTCATACACCAGAAAAAAATCAAGGCGGAAGAAGACTGTGAAGGAGATTAATCTCTGCATCCTCACTGGGATAGATACGGAAACAGAATCAATGTTTGTACTTCAACTTGTAATCAAAAGTTTTCGTTAGATCTTTATTTTAGTGACAGTTTCCAAACTGATGTTGAACTGCTTACACTGGACTCTATCCCTCTCAGTGTTCTGTATGTTTTACCTATTGTGCAATAAAGCAGTTGTACATCGAACAAAACTACACTTTGCCCAGTGATACATTCGTCCAGCGTTGGATAGTCTCTGAGGTTTCTTGGCCCGATCAGAAGTTAATGTCATTGCTGCAATCCTGCTCCCGGTACAGCACTCTCCCGTCTCCCGGTACAGCATAGTCACTGATCccggtatagctcactcactgaacccggtacagctcacgcactgatcctggtacagctcactcactgatcccggtacagctcactcactgatcccggtacagctcgctcactgatcccggtacagctcactcactgatcctggtacagctcactcactgatcctcgtacagctcactcactgatcccggtacagctcgctcactgatcccggtacagctcactcactgatcctggtacagctaactcactgatcccggtagagctcactcactgatcccggcacagctcactcactgatcctggtacagctcactcactgatcccggtacagctcactcactgatcctggtacagctcactcactgatcccggtacagctcactcactgatcccggtacagctcactcactgatcctggtacagcacactcactgatcccagtacagctcactcactgatcctggtacagctcactcactgatcctggtacagcacactcactgatcctggtacagctcactcactgatcctggtacagctcactcactgatcctcgtacagctcactcactgatcccggtacagctcgctcactgatcccggtacagctcactcactgatcctggtacagctaactcactgatcccggtagagctcactcactgatcccggtacagctcactcactgatcctggtacagctcactcactgatcccggtacagctcactcactgatcctggtacagctcactcactgatcccggtacatctcgctcactgatcccggtacagctcactcactgatcctggtacagctcactcactgatccttgtacagctcactcactgatcccggtacagctcgctcactgatcccggtacagctcactcactgatcctggtacagctaactcactgatcccggtagagctcactcactgatcccggtacagctcactcactgatcctggtacagctcactcactgatcccggtacagctcactcactgatcctggtacagctcactcactgatcccggtacagctcactcactgatcccggtacagctcactcactgatcctggtacagcacactcactgatcctggtacagctcactcactagtCCCGATACAACTCACTCACTAGTCCcgatacaactcactcactggtcccgacacaactcactcactgatcccggtacagcacactcactgatcctggtacagctcactcactggtcccggtacagctcactcactgatcccggtgcagctcactcactgatcccggtgcagctcactcactgatcccggtacagctcactcactgatcccggtacagctcactcactgatcctgggacagcacactcactgatcctggtgcagctcactcactgatcccggtacagctcactcactggtcccgatacaactcactcactgatcccggtacagctcactcactgatcctggtacagctcactcactgatcccggtacagatcactcactgatcccggtacagcacactcactgatcccggtacagctcactcactgatcccggtgcagctcactcactgatccaggtacagctcaatcactgatcctggtaaagctcactcactgatactggtaaagttcactcactgatcccggtacagctcactccctgatcccggtacagctcactcactgatcccagtaaagcacactcactgatcccggtacagctcactccctgatcccggtacagctcactcactgatcccgatacagcacactcactgatcccggtacagctcactcacggatcccggtacagctcactcactgatcccggtacagctcactcactgatcctggtacagcacacttactgatcctggtacagctcactcactgatcctggtacaactcactcactgatcccggcacagttcactcactgatcccggtacagctcactcactgatcccggtacagctcactcactgatcccggtacatcacactcccgtgtaccatgaaagcacactcactggtcctggtacatcacactcccatgtaccatgaaagcacactcactggtcctggtacagcacactcccgtgtaccatgaaagcacattcactggtcctggtacatcacactaccgtgtaccatgaaagcacactcactggtcctggtacatcacactcccgtgtaccattaAAGCACACTCATTGGTCCTGATACagcacactcccgtgtaccatgaaagcacactcactggtcctggtacatctCACTCCTGTGCACCATGAAATCACATTCAATGGTCCAGTTACATCACACTcctgtgtaccatgaaagcacactcactggtcctggtacagcacactcccgGCTCCAGTTACAGGACATTCCTGGGTCCCGGTCCAGCAG
This window of the Pristiophorus japonicus isolate sPriJap1 unplaced genomic scaffold, sPriJap1.hap1 HAP1_SCAFFOLD_75, whole genome shotgun sequence genome carries:
- the LOC139256615 gene encoding probable G-protein coupled receptor 139; amino-acid sequence: MSLGFLIKLRILWAIFDVQKIYYPLLAAVGVPVNVATIVILSRGKCGLSKCVTHYLVAMAAADLLVVIIDLILRQIPIVYRDQFLFLLHVRMCNIHAILLYVATDCSVWFTVTFTFDRFVAICCQKLKLKYCTEQTATVVLGTVTVLSCLRNIFWYFLYTSEYWLSNSPWFCHVKIGVSRSLVWTIVELMHYILTPFIPFILILLFNALTVRHILVSSRARSRLRGRSSGENPSDPEMENRRKSMIVLFVISGNFILLWVVFMICSILRRLDYLGYSVSPPTFVSEISFMLQLLSCCTNTFIYAVTQRKFREDLMNVVKYPLQ